In Mixophyes fleayi isolate aMixFle1 chromosome 3, aMixFle1.hap1, whole genome shotgun sequence, the genomic stretch catttgACTTTAAATAAGTCTGACTCTTGCAATAATTATCATTATACAATGATCATCATATAAAAGTCTTTCAGAAATGAAAAGATGGAAAGAATGGACTGAAGAGAAAGAATGTGGCTAAGGTATTGtcattacacaattattttacacatatgttTTGTTGCTATGGTTTGTAGAAAGGAAACATGTCTGCACATGACAATATAACTGCATCGCATAAATACAAACAgaagattcattatttatttatattcatttttttttgtataatgcaTGTATAATGCCATGCACCTGGTCCCTGAACAATGCAGGTCAGGCAGCTTTTGGACATATTCCGTTTCTGTTTGTTGTGCTTTATAATATTGTCCTTGCTGCTCTCTGTCCACCCTTTAATGCGATATTTAGGTGTAGTTTACAAACAAACCTTCTTGTCACAATTAACATCCTAAGTAGTGAGTTGGTTCCTAAGTTGGTTCACATGATTTTATCTGCATGTCAGTGATATTTGAAGCATAGTTGTCAGTTTAGGTATTTGCAGGAAATGAGGACCCTTCATGTCTGTTTACCAGTTTATAATTTATTCATCAATTATGAACCAATTTCTCTTATGTCTAATGCTAGATATTTTTAGATTTCTATATTTAAGGACATGTGCTGACCATAACTAATCTACTAATAAAATGGTTAATGTTGTTTTATTGGTAGTTAGTCTTCCTGCAACGTGCGTGCATTTAAAACAGACATTAGGCTAAAAGGAAATTTTCTTCATAATCTCTGCGTTCTGAACTCCCAAAGCAGGACTTTCTATCTAAACAGAGAAAGAGTTCTAAATAGAACTAAATAATATCTAAAGACTTATCAGTATAAAAAGTTTTACTGAGCAAAAACACAGCAGTGACCTTGGTTAGTAAAGTAGGATACACATCTTATTTATATGCGGGATCAAGGTTTGAAAACTGATACTGTATTTCTCCATTAAAATGGTACAATAGTACTACAAAATCATGATGACCATTTTAGTCCACTTTAGTATTCTGTGTATTATATGTAAGAATAAGTATAGATTTACTATAGAGCCTATTTGATGTTTTAGCAATTTGTTTTAGGAATTATTATTTTCACTTACAGTCGAACCCTAAGAGTAGTGTCACGTGGGTGTTATTCACACTTATGTTTTTCAAGCTTCAGATACGCTTGTGCCtaatttttataacatttttattgctgCGTTACTAAATCTCACGACTGGGTTATGAGCTGTTGAAACAATTAAAGAGAGCGCTCTGGACACTTGTCCAAAATGCTGCTGTTATGTGATTAAAGCCATCATGGAACCTCCTCCCTATTTTACTTatagaaataaattaattaaatttggaGCGATTAGACGCAGCGCTGAAAGCTTCAAAAGTGCCGTTGTAATACCACCATATTGCTTGTGGCATTCCACGCAAGGGGAACAGACATTTTACTAGTTCAGAAATTCTCTTTTGGACATAAATAAAAGGATAATTATTGCAAAGCTTCAGTTCATGTTTGTACACATCAATTTAACTTTTTTGGTGAGGATGAGAATTCTGCTTGTATCGCACATTTAGTGAGACTAACGAAAATAAGATTAAGTatcaaaataaactataaataaaaaaaatgttaagtacATAATTGCTTCTTGTTGTtttgaatataaaatacaacaaTTTGTTTATATAAGTTTATGAttgttgtttctttttaataatatttaaatatacgcAAAGTTTCAGgattgtgttatttttttgcacCATATTCAAGTCTCACTGTGCACATCACATTTTCTGATAGTTTCCTAAATGTCACATGATGAGCAGAGATTAGAAAGTTGGTCTTTGTAAACTGAGAATCCAACGAGTACATTTCTAGGCATTGTACATGGTGGTTGATTGACACAAATAATCTCTCTTTctctaaagaaatggacacatAAAATGCTATAATCTCATGAAAGCCTTTAAATCTTGATGTTGGGGAAAAGTTTAATCCATTactcaataaaagaaaaaacaccaCTAACCTGTTGATGTCTGGTATTGAGGtctttttcaatattttacaattaatttatttgtaatttgCTTTTCTactggggggggggttgtacTTTGTATTGTATGGACTCTCTCTCTTGTGAAGTCTCAGCTTTATCTTCAAACTTCTTTAGGTTTATTTAGGAATGGATAATTCCTAAAGAATTTATTAGAAGAAAGGCGAGGTTTCTCTAAAGATTGATGATGATTATCTACTTTAGCCCTCTAATTATTCTATTGCACATTACTAATATATTTCTTCATTTTctgaaatttacattttttttttatctatgacAAATTGCATATATTgaattgaaaatgtaaaaatattgaatCCAATTTCCCTGGATGCCAACCCTCTAAATGGGATGTGGTTGCTTACTTCAAAGTTAAACCATTTGATGCAATATAATTTATAACATGATTTTCTTCAGTAGCTAACTCACAATTATATTTTatctctttcaataaaaaaatgtccaaatattctaaatgtgttttaataaatCATTATAAGTTGTATTAATACTATTTAATTCAGGTTGCCCTTTCTGCCCATAAGTTTGGTGTGTCCCTATTAGTGGCCTATTATAATAAAGTATAGAAactgtaaatataattattaataccatcccactaaacttttttttaagaaattgtaACATACCTATTGCTTTCATTATAGGCATTTATAACATGGAATTGATTCATCAAACTTTTTTGAATTAATCACGTCTAGCAACCTGCTGTAACAAAAACACCTACATTGACAAGCTTGTGACAAGAAAACATTTGGTATACTAACATACCATATATAGTTATGGTTTACCATTAATGCAAAACTGTTATCTGTTACTTTTTAAGTAAAGGTTagggcagcatgatggcttagtggttagcacttctgactcacagcaccagggacatgagttcgattcctgaccctggtcttatctgtgtggagtttgtatgttctccctgtgcttggtTCAATGACTATGCTTTTATAAGGGATGTAGTGTAACTTGGTCATAACACTACAATATTGTTTTGATATCTCAGTGTAAATTCTATTCTGTGTTTCACAGGCATGTGAACTACAAATGAAAATTGTAACATGGATCTTGAAAACCAAACCTTGTTTACAGAATTCATATTGAAAGGATTTTCTCAGGACTTACAGAGAAGAATATTGGTGTTTGTTATTTTCTTATTAATGTATACACTGACCATTTTAGGAAACAGTCTTCTGATCTGTATTATTATCATCAGTCCTAAGCTGCACACACCTATGTACTATTTTCTCTGCAATTTATCCCTCCTCGATTTGCTCTTCTCATCAAGTTCTCTTCCAAAAATGTTGTTAGATGTATTTTCTAAGAGAAGGAGCATTTCTATCATTGGGTGTCTGATACAAATGAAGATTGGTCTGTCTCTAGGAGTTACTGAGTGTCTACTACTGGCAGTGATGGCATATGATCGTTATATCGCAATACGCTTCCCTTTACATTATACCATAAATATGAACTGGAAGACATGTAAAATCATTACAGCCATTATGTGGGCAGGAAGTTTTATTTTATCAGCTATTCCCACCTTGAAGCCTCTTGTGTTCTGTAGAGAAAACATATTGGACCATTTTGTCTGTGAGATATTGGCTCTTCTAAAGCTAGCGTGTGGTGACGTCACCTATCATAAAACATCTATATTTATCATTAGTTTATTTACACTAATGGCTCCACTTATTCTCATTGTGGTGTCTTATATTTGTATCATTATATCAATATTGAAGATCCACTCAGCAGGTGGAAGATCTAAAGCTTTTTCAACATGTGCTTCCCACCTGACTGTGGTGCTTATGTTTTATGGGACCAGTATGACCATGTATATGGGACAATCAAAAAGGTTTTCATTCAGCCTGAAGTATATGTCTCTTATTTATGGTGTTATGACACCTGTTCTAAATCCTTTGATTTACAGCTTGAGAAATAATGAAGTTAAAGCAGTTGTTCAGAAAATATTGACCAAGTCGTCTGCATCATGGACAGTAAAATTATTTCACCAAAAgcacaaaaatatgtaaaatatacacacacacgtaatgaagaattatataatattaaacagTTTGCAAGCGCACCAAAAGTGCCACCTCCCAAATACACACAGTATCACCCCACTAAGAACAAAATAAAGAAATGCAAAAAGGTTTATATGTGAATTGAAGCACACAGTCTAAAACTCTAACTGTAACAGTCAACACTTGTTCTATGAATTTTTTCATAGCTTCTTCCCCGAAACGCTTGAATTTCTGCTCCAATTATTATATGAAACAAACATAAGACATAAATGAGCAAAATATAGCCGAGTAAAGTAAAACTAATCATTTGTCCACCATCACatgtaatattaataatgaaAAGAAGGTGAAGATGACAGATTCCAAGATACTCTCCACAACATGtcagatattgctgctagtttgCCCCCTCTAGTGCTTGTACTTACTAAACTTATATCTTTAACTTGTCATGTAAATCACTTTGATTTATATACCTTCTTTTTTCTTCCACCCACTCTTATGGATATATCATAATAGAGGTTAGCAGAGTTTACCAACCAGCCTGTATCTCTTGTTCCGACATAAACCTATTTGTGTAGTGTTTCTTGCGTGAAACAGATCTGCGAATGCTCAGAAATGCACAGtgcaccaatgaacgcaattgcattcCATTCATTTCTGAAGATAAATGACACTTAAGACTTGAGAGATGGAAAGGGGGGGAAGGGGTGGACTAACGTAGGTAATGTGCAATAAGAATGTTCTGACGCAGACatggccaattcaagtcctgagtTTCTTGTAAGAATGCCTGGTTTCAGTCGcattatttgcaccagcttcaGAGCAGATGTAAATGCTGACTTATAGTGTTAATTGACATTGcataatatttgatttaaaaactaaacGTATCCATtacactagatagcacagaacatgtgtattaaATTTTAATCAATTAGACTTGAAAAATTCATTGTATGAACAGTGTGCTCTGAAAgcaaatttatttatgtattcaatgtaaaaaaaaatatttttgaatactTATTTTTAATGATTCAGTTACCAATAAATATTTTCCAATGTGATTCCTCTGGTcccaaagcacaaagagatttaatatcaAAAGAGagcaggataacagcaaaccatgatgatgcataaaaggtataGCATTTTACAGGAAAGTATATCCAAATACACTACACAAGCgccccctgggcccaggtccagattcagtcttgtagtctgcagtcaaagGAGAGAGATTTAATACTGGCACGGGCCCTTACTcatatacagtttgagttaacaaaaaaacaatgatgatgtcacaatgtacacaaagataaacttagGTCTGAGGTTAGAGCTGAGCACATGTAGTGATCTAGGGAACAGACCttatccagtttaaaccaacctataaagatgtgctgcctacagtatattagagtatcaatcttattttattcatagCTAGCAATCTCTGAGTGCGATCACTACTCTGTTATCACCGTTTTCTACTGGTGAAATGAGAaatgatataagaccaaacatgatacatttcttaggacttgaaccataaatacctgtaaTGTAAATTGATCTTTGCATGAATAACCTTTAAgatttactaataaactgatgtgatttggaactttattaagtgtgtactatttaaaaatgtaagtattaatgtaagtgtgtgtgtgtgtgtgtgtgtgtgtgtgtgttgttttcccgTGCGATTGCGCTATTATCCCTGGTATGATGCAGTGTTCTAATCGCAATCGCGTGCAAAACTATTACAATTGATATTTGTTCATttagaacgacttcatccaataaTTTGACTTCCACAGACCACCCTTTGAGACTTACTCAAAGTTTACTCAAGTTTCATTGTATTGGAAACAGTGATCAGTTTCCCTCTATTGGCCTCCCGCCCCATAGTTCGAGTATCTCAGAAACATTTTAGtggaagagaactagtcctacataATTTGGTCTATGAGGCACGTGAGcattcagtttggtctaaaactttATACAcaaaagaatgataatcattctcatggatgcccgccaaagtccaaattattactggactgccATCACTGGATGAACCTCtattcaactatggggtcacagtacttagagacacaatattcttcagacaacagcccctcacactgtctccaagctCAAAGGTTAGTAGACCTTTACTTTATCCCCAAATTGAATAGTATAATTGGCTGGGCCGATTGTGTTAAcaatttctccttcatccccataTCCTCAATAttactacctgaaccagtctccatcACCTGATCAGCATTGCTGAAAGAGTATGTCCTGGAAACAATaaggatgagagaaacactggaaatGGAAAACCGGAAAAACTCCACGAtgggataacagtctttgcaaagtccttggctcaggtgttattaACTGCAATCTTAAGTCTCACAGCACAGATTCACGAGTATTATCCTTGGCTATATTTTGAACCTTATCTGGGTTGTTaacttttctgcagtgggtggaatttgtccaagtgtctctttctgctacttccaGACATGTGGTGcttgtcatcaacacttggtacgggtcttctcacctgtctgtcaaataacttgAGCATaagaaattacagtccataacattTTCTCCCAgaccaacatcatgacagtttgtgtatatcatatcaggagacagtgtttcgaatgtccattgttgctgtctcactatttggtTCTCTTTATAAAATTTTCACCAGTTTCTTCATCATTACATTTTAACTAATCTCGGGAATCTATCATCAAGTGAAGTTACTTGTCAAtagtatttcaaaaggtgacaggttaagaagCGGTTTAGGAGGGGTTTTGATAGTAGGGAGAACTAGTGGAAAAGCTTCGGCCATGCCACtctagtttcaactatcactcTATTCAATGCGATCTTGATGGTACCAATTACCCTCTCTAATTTCCCACTGGCTTGCGTCCTATAGAGAATATGTAAATTACTATCAAATGCCCATAAGTTTTACACATGATCTTAGAGATGCCACCGGTAAAATGAGTACCCTTATCACTTTTTACAACTCTAGGGATACAATATCTGCAAACATGTTCCTGAGTATGAAACAatagtattagtggcagctggaaatgtcTTTACCCAGTTATAAAATACATCTGTACACACCAATTAatacttgagattcctgcaaggtggcaattggatgaagttgatttgtttacctggaaaaagtccatctgtagcAGGGGTATGGGCTgactctattggtattgtctttccaACATTGTTCCTTAATCAAGTAaaacaggacattgccttcctactagcttgagaagaaaagtctggtgcacactagtatgctcttaccagcttgcacataccttctttacccagataagtcagaccatgtgctgcctcagcaaGGCCTGGAAGATACGCTTCTGTAGGGAACACAtatctttcattttaattaattcttgtgtgtttagcattaaaaaaaacacattattttgttaGTTGTCATAGAttaacctgctgcccacttgccAATCTTATTTTACTCATAACTAGCGATCTCTATGTGCGATCGACAATCTGTTAACATCATATTtctactggtgaaatgaggaatgatataAGAAAAAACAACAATCATTTCTGAGGACTTGAGCCATAAATACCtgaaatgtaaatttatctttgcatgaataacctttaagttttactaacaaactgatgtgcaaactttattaaatgtgtactatttacaaatgtaagtgtaaatgtgtgtgtgtgttgttttctgGAAAACTATTAGTAAATATAGTTACCgtaattaatttaatagtaataCTGGTAATATGTTGACATTATCGTTAGTATTTTCTAGTAAAATAACCCTTTGACTGCTATGATGAGAGGCGGGTACAATGTGCTTTTAATAAGAGTTTTGAACATTCTATTGTCTCCAGCAGAAGATACATACTTGTACTTGATGTTTAGTTCTGTTAGAATATCTTTCTATGCAATTTGGTGCTATGTTCTGGTGCTCCGAATACATTAATGTTAATAGTATGTTACTTATGTTAATCCCCCTGTGTTTGATTTAGGGTTttaaaaaactcctcagagtttAATGACTGTGATTGTTTGTGAGTTTTCCCTGCTCCACCATCTTCCCCCCTCAGAGTTAACATATGTCTGCACATGTCTAATGTGTTATCCCCTCTGATTACCTATTGCAGTCAGGTTAGCCAGCTGTGACTTTAGCACTGCTTAATATTGTAACAGAAAAGcatggaaaaagaagggggggggcgATCTGGTGACCTAGGAGATGTGTATTATACAACAGCTTAACTTGGGGAGTTGGTTTACTGATAGATATGTATAGCTTGAGATACTTTAGAGACCTGCTGTGCATCACCTTATGAACATTTATATTCAGCCAGACTTGACATGTATAGTGTAAGTCAAAAAAGGCTGTTGTAATACTGCCTTAACATTTAAACAGCCCTCTTCTAGTAACCTAACATGAAAGGAGGCAGTGTTCAGgaaaaatattcataaaaatcATGGAAAACTGTAATCCATTTCCCAGGGATCACCATATGGTTGATGATTTTTCCCATATTCTGCTTGTCCCAGCACATACAAAAACTACATGAATCTTTTTCTCTATTTCTGcttcttctcttttttattttaagaattttattttcttaaatattttatgccatttttattatatcttgtaattttccttaagcattgtgaaatttcatctcattaaaattaatttaataacattctgtctttgtgttcctaAAGAATTCACACTAGTTGAGCTTGGATATTAGAGCACCATGTAACAAACAGGAGATTGTTCAGTTTACAATAATAATTTAAGTTTTGC encodes the following:
- the LOC142142558 gene encoding olfactory receptor 13C9-like, with protein sequence MDLENQTLFTEFILKGFSQDLQRRILVFVIFLLMYTLTILGNSLLICIIIISPKLHTPMYYFLCNLSLLDLLFSSSSLPKMLLDVFSKRRSISIIGCLIQMKIGLSLGVTECLLLAVMAYDRYIAIRFPLHYTINMNWKTCKIITAIMWAGSFILSAIPTLKPLVFCRENILDHFVCEILALLKLACGDVTYHKTSIFIISLFTLMAPLILIVVSYICIIISILKIHSAGGRSKAFSTCASHLTVVLMFYGTSMTMYMGQSKRFSFSLKYMSLIYGVMTPVLNPLIYSLRNNEVKAVVQKILTKSSASWTVKLFHQKHKNM